Proteins encoded by one window of Vitis riparia cultivar Riparia Gloire de Montpellier isolate 1030 chromosome 11, EGFV_Vit.rip_1.0, whole genome shotgun sequence:
- the LOC117925233 gene encoding N-alpha-acetyltransferase 35, NatC auxiliary subunit, whose translation MAHKPIESEARDPHVPVTSSISSGENTVWADVTSLLQAASQGLQEGELIHGDNFNLFAAMSALEIMDPKMDSGIVCKYYSVDEAIENGAAPVPLSFDKTIDVQCTIDIMDHLLSCEATWHKGHSLAQTVFSCIYLLRLDRTSSHAILHSYCRLIRATCKAVISVVSDARTHEEEDLFTMTYGLPLNGDGDGKCLSMLNAVEETISRQLRACKAPSSKKRVLEDIEPLQTNLDLEEGYCKALLCRLRFRKHFYHVLMCMRRPQGRGLELARKHIASCLSELECIYKSAEFLRSSACGNCEDGIEDKTTASGCEPIGFDASLNSRLSAPTPPRAIRILNWKKAIEYFEKLLHHLDIICSYSLDPSLEAVLRFVVQFQKPQPDLVARAHLQLLLVQDGKLYGRDPIFAVICRAAALPEVVKNHDIQKNEFVVQLGQLVINLLKILCTNAAWQRRKLGKILQDWRVIYVQLELAFKTEFGEMSSITNEENVCVKLSKHILIWVEEQTYWIASRFLMLGFELELYSPSEYCMVYWYIYVVLIKLAEKHHLKMVMSNDTGKRKGKKKRDSPKDVARDYQIPPAVLFLQCHISLAEGLTMLLAALRNENRVFQSLGPFNTEHEIFIQHFELLQQACIPDHISYLSFKDTTAYAQFSTLVMYNYFKDALRLAKELRSSFSNDPDRMAELRKIEQVAEHNGIALNVICRVGALDPSLKVSFEFNHHPYFATAVVRRS comes from the exons ATGGCCCACAAACCCATAGAATCCGAAGCCAGAGACCCTCACGTGCCTGTAACCAGCTCCATTTCCTCCGGCGAAAACACTGTCTGGGCCGATGTTACATCTCTTCTCCAAGCAGCCTCTCAAG GGCTTCAAGAGGGTGAGCTCATTCATGGAgataattttaatctttttgctGCAATGTCTGCTTTAGAG ATAATGGACCCAAAGATGGATTCTGGTATTGTTTGTAAATATTATTCTGTTGACGAAGCCATCGAGAATGGTGCTGCTCCAGTTCCTCTTAGCTTTGATAAAACTATTGATGTCCAATGCACTATTGACATCATGGACCATCTTCTATCATGCGAG GCAACATGGCACAAGGGTCATTCATTGGCACAAACTGTCTTTTCATGCATCTATCTTCTGAGGCTTGATAGAACTTCTTCACATGCTATATTGCATTCATATTGCAGACTCATACGTGCAACCTGCAAGGCAGTTATTTCAGTTGTCTCAGACGCAAGAACACATGAA GAAGAGGATCTTTTTACAATGACATATGGTCTACCTTTGAATGGGGATGGAGATGGAAAATGCTTATCAATGCTAAATGCAGTAGAAGAAACAATCTCTCGCCAATTGCGTGCTTGTAAAGCCCCATCATCTAAAAAAAGGGTGTTGGAAG ATATAGAGCCGTTACAAACTAATCTTGATTTGGAAGAAGGTTATTGCAAAGCTTTGCTATGTCGCTTACGCTTTCGTAAG CATTTTTACCATGTTCTTATGTGCATGCGACGACCTCAAGGAAGAGGTTTGGAGTTAGCAAGAAAGCATATTGCCTCCTGCTTATCAGAGCTAGAATGCATTTATAAATCAGCTGAATTCCTTAGGTCTAGTGCATGTGGAAATTGTGAAGATGGTATAGAAGATAAAACGACGGCCTCTGGTTGTGAACCAATTGGATTTGATGCAAGTTTAAACAGTAGGTTATCTGCTCCTACCCCACCACGTGCCATTAGAATTCTTAACTGGAAAAAG GCAATTGAATACTTCGAGAAACTTCTTCATCATTTAGACATTATTTGTTCCTATTCTTTGGACCCCTCGTTAGAAGCTGTTTTGCGCTTTGTGGTGCAATTCCAGAAGCCTCAGCCTGATTTGGTTGCAAGAGCTCATCTCCAG CTTCTTTTGGTTCAAGATGGAAAACTATACGGACGAGATCCTATCTTTGCTGTGATTTGTAGAGCTGCAGCATTGCCTGAAGTTGTGAAGAACCATGATATTCAAAAGAATGAATTTGTTGTGCAATTAGGGCAG TTAGTGATCAATTTGCTTAAAATCCTGTGTACAAATGCTGCATGGCAAAGGCGTAAGCTTGGGAAAATTTTACAAGATTGGCGTGTTATCTATGTACAG TTAGAACTAGCTTTCAAAACGGAGTTTGGAGAAATGTCAAGCATTACAAATGAAGAG AATGTGTGCGTAAAATTATCCAAACACATCCTCATTTGGGTAGAGGAGCAAACATATTGGATAGCTTCTCGTTTTCTCATGTTGGGGTTTGAACTGGAACTGTATTCCCCCAGTGAATATTGCATGGTATACTGGTATATTTATGTGGTCTTGATCAAGCTTGCAGAGAAACATCATCTTAAGATGGTGATGAGCAATGACACTG GTAAAcggaaagggaagaaaaagagGGATTCCCCAAAAGATGTGGCGAGGGATTACCAGATCCCACCTGCTGTCTTGTTTCTCCAGTGCCATATATCTCTTGCTGAAGGGCTCACAATG TTGCTTGCTGCTCTGAGGAATGAAAACAGGGTTTTTCAAAGTTTGGGCCCTTTTAATACCGAGCATGAg ATATTCATTCAACACTTTGAGCTTCTACAGCAAGCCTGCATTCCTGATCACATTTCATACCTCTCATTCAAGGATACTACAGCCTATGCTCAATTCTCT ACCCTAGTCATGTACAATTACTTCAAAGATGCTCTGAGGCTTGCAAAGGAGCTTAGAAGTAGTTTCTCCAATGACCCAGACAGAATGGCTGAACTCCGAAAGATAGAGCAGGTTGCAGAACACAATGGCATAGCTCTAAACGTCATCTGCCGGGTAGGAGCCCTCGACCCATCCCTGAAAGTCTCCTTTGAGTTCAACCACCATCCTTACTTTGCTACCGCCGTTGTGAGGAGGTCTTGA